The proteins below are encoded in one region of Conger conger chromosome 17, fConCon1.1, whole genome shotgun sequence:
- the rdh1 gene encoding retinol dehydrogenase 1: MVPDMENIPYFVIQIVVSNLFLTAVAVAAAVWYMRDCLKVPGIGQRWVLVTGCDSGFGHTLAQQLDRRGFHVIATCLTEEGSSELKDVTSSRLKTVLLNVTDGDSMNNAVAFVRKEVGEQGLWGLVNNAGRSTPIGPSDWMQLEDFKKVLDVNLIGVIDVTLRLLPLVKKAQGRVVNVASIMGRVALTGGGYCPSKSGVEAFSDSLRRNMKPFGVKVSIIEPGFFKTEVTSLDLIESDLQRLWNRLPAEAKDSYGEGYLEKYLEAQRFFMKILCSADISKVTGCMEHALTARHPRTRYSPGWDAKLLWIPLSYLPSFLADYAISALLPVAEAPERHASSP; this comes from the exons ataGTTGTCTCAAATCTTTTCCTGACTGCTGTGGCAGTTGCTGCTGCAGTTTGGTATATGAGAGACTGTTTGAAAGTCCCGGGCATCGGTCAGCGATGGGTTTTAGTGACGGGGTGCGATAGTGGCTTTGGACATACTCTGGCGCAGCAGCTCGATCGGAGAGGTTTTCATGTTATAGCCACCTGTTTGACAGAGGAAGGCTCTTCAGAACTGAAGGACGTCACATCCTCAAGGCTAAAAACAGTCCTGCTGAATGTCACCGATGGAGACAGCATGAACAATGCGGTGGCGTTTGTGCGCAAAGAGGTCGGGGAGCAAG GTCTGTGGGGTTTGGTGAACAATGCTGGACGGTCCACACCCATCGGCCCTTCAGATTGGATGCAGCTGGAGGACTTTAAGAAAGTGCTAGATGTGAACCTAATCGGGGTGATAGATGTGACCCTCAGGTTGCTCCCACTTGTGAAGAAGGCCCAGGGCAGGGTGGTGAACGTGGCCAGCATCATGGGGAGGGTCGCGCTAACTGGAGGAGGCTACTGCCCATCTAAGTCGGGAGTGGAGGCCTTCTCTGACAGCCTGAG GAGGAACATGAAGCCCTTTGGTGTGAAAGTCAGTATTATCGAGCCAGGTTTCTTTAAGACTGAAGTCACCAGTTTGGACCTCATAGAATCGGACCTGCAGAGATTGTGGAACCGGCTCCCAGCAGAAGCGAAGGACTCATACGGAGAAGGATACCTGGAGAAAT atctgGAAGCCCAGAGGTTCTTCATGAAGATCCTGTGCAGTGCAGACATCTCCAAGGTGACTGGGTGTATGGAGCATGCCTTGACAGCACGACACCCCCGCACTCGCTACAGCCCGGGGTGGGATGCAAAACTCCTCTGGATCCCTCTGTCCTACCTCCCTTCCTTCCTGGCCGACTACGCCATCAGCGCTCTGCTCCCAGTCGCTGAGGCCCCTGAGCGCCATGCTTCCAGTCCCTGA